TGTCGATGGAGCACGGCAAGCCCGACCAGCGCGGGCGCAACGCCTCCTTCACGCAGATCGGTCCGTCCTGCGGCACGCTGATAGGCACGGGCTTCATCGCCGTGGTCTCGGCCTTTCTGAGCCCCGAGGACTTCCAGGCCTGGGGCTGGCGCGTGCCCTTCGTCTCCAGCGTGGCGCTGGTGCTGTTCGGCCTGTGGCTGCGCCGCGGCGTGGAGGAGACGCCCGTGTTCCTGGAAATGGAACAGAAGCGTGAAACCGCCGCCACGCCCATCAAGGAAGTGCTGGGCCAGTACTGGCGGCAGTTGCTGGTCGCGGGCGGCTCGCGCATCGGCTCCGACGTGCTCTATGCGCTGGTGGTCGTGTTCACGCTGACCTACGTCACCACGGTGCTGCACCTGTCGCGGCCCATGGCGCTCACCGCAACCATGCTGGGCGCCGCGCTGAATGCGATTGCGGTGCCGTTGTGCGGGCATCTGTCAGACAAGATCGGCCGCCGTCCGGTGTACCTGGCGGGCGCGGTGCTGGGCATGATCTGGGCCTTCGTTTTCTTCGTGCTGATGGACACCGCGCATCCCATCGCCATCTGCGCGGCCGTCGTGGTGGGCCTGCTGATCCACGCGCTGATGTACGGCCCGCAGGCCGCCTTCATCACCGAGCAGTTCCCGGGCCGCGTGCGCTATGCGGGTTCCTCGCTGGCCTACACGCTGGCCGGCATCGTCGGCGGCGGCTTCGCGCCGCTGATCATCGCCAGCCTGTTCAAGTCCTGGAATTCGACCTTCGCCATATCGCTGTACGTGGCGGCGGCGCTGGTCGTGACGGCGGTGGCGGTGCTGGCCGCCAGGGAAACGGCCAAGTCTCCGTTGCAGCGCTGAGGCGCGGCGCATGCCTGTCGCCGTCCGGCCTCGCGGCCGGGCGGCGACAGGCCATTCAGGCGATGCTGCGATTGGCCAGCGGCTCGCCGGCCAGCCAGCGGTTGAGGTTGTCGACGAACAGGGCCCGCACGCGCGCGGCATTGCCGTCCGAGAACCCGGCGCTGTGCGGCGTGACGATGACGTTGGGCAGGTCCCACAGCGCGGAATCCGGCGGTAGCGGCTCGTGCTGGAACACGTCCAGGAAGGCGCCGCCCAGGCGGCCGGCACGCAGCGCCGCGATCAGTTCGGGCTCATCGATCACGTGGCCGCGGGCCACGTTGACCACCATCGCATGCGCGGGCAGCGCGGCGAGCGCATCGCGGCCGATCAGGTTGCGCGTGGCGGACGTGAGCGGGCAGGCCAATACCAGCCAGTCGGCCGCGGGCAGCAGGGACGGCAGTTCGCCGTAACCCACGGTGTGGCGGGCCTGCGGCACGGGCGCGCCGCTATGGCGCGCGACCGATATCTTCAGGCCGAGCGCGGCCAGCAGCGCGCCGATACGCTGTCCTATCCCGCCCCATCCCACCACCACGGCATGCTGGCCGGCCAGGTCCCTGGGCGTGCGCTCGTCCAGCAGCGGCCGCCAGGCGCGGTCGCGCTGATCGGCGGCCAGCAGCGGCAGGCGGCGCGCCAGCGCCAGCACGCCGGCGACGGCGCTCTGTGCCACCACCGGGTCGCTGGCGCCTTGCGAGGTCGTGACCGCGACGCCACGCTCGTGCAGACGCTGGTAGATCTCGCGGTCGGCGCCGGCCGAGTGCACATGCACCCAGCGCAGCGCCGGCGCGTTCCGCATGGCCTCGTAGTACAGGGCGGTCGATGGCTGGATCTCGAACTTGGTCGAATGCCCCGTGATGTCGCGCGAGACGAACGCAGTCTCGGCCATCATGGGCTGGTCCGCAACGGGGTGGACCAGCGCATAGCGGCCCGCTGCCGGGCTGCGGTCCAGCGCCAGGCGCAGCGGCGCGGCTTCGGCGGGCGAGCACAGGATGCGGATGTCGGAGCCTTGCGTCATGGCGGCGGGTTCAATGGGCTTCGGGGGCGAACTTGCGCACCAGCAGCGCCCACTTGTCATGTTCGCGCTTGATGAAGGCGCCGAATTGCGCGGGCGTGCCGCCTACCGGTTCGGCGCCTTCGCGCAGCATCTGTTCATTGAGCCCCGGCAGTGCCGCGTTGACCTCGCGGTTGACGACGTCCACCACCTGCTGCGGCGTGCCCTTGGGCGCGAAGAAGCCGAACCAGGAACCCGCGTCAAACCCGGGGTAGCCGGATTCGGCGATGGTGGGCAGCTCGGGCAGGGTGGCGGAACGCTGCGACGTGCTGACCGCCAGCGCGCGCAGCTTGCCGGAACGGATGTGCCCGATCACGGAAGGGATGGTGGCGAACATGAAGTCGATGCGCCCGGCCAGCAGGTCGTTGACCGCGTCCGCGCCCTTGTACGGCACGTGCGTGGCGTTGACGCCCAGCTCGTCCATCAGCATGTAGCTGGACAGGTGGGAGGACGTGCCGACTCCAGTGGAGCTGTAGTTGAGCTGGCGCGCGGTCTTGACGTACTTCAGGAATCCCTGGATGTCCTTGGCGGGCGAAGCCGGCGGCACTACCAGCACGTTGGGCACCGTGGCGATCTGCACCATGGGCACCAGATCAGTCAGCGGGCTATAGGGCAGCTTGTTCAGCGAGGGGTTGACGGCGATGGGCCCCACGGAGTTGACGATGAGCGTGTGGCCGTCGGCCGCCGCGCGCACGACGTATTCCGTGCCGATGTTGCCGCCCGCGCCCGGTTTGTTCTCGACCACGAAAGGCTGGCCCAGCTTTTGGGTCAGGGTATTGGTGACGCTGCGGGTGAGGGTGTCGGTGGTGCCGCCGGGCGAGAACGCCACGATGACCTTCACCGGCCGGTCGGGATAGTCCGCGGCCGCGGGCGGCGCCAGCGTACAGGCGCCAGCCAGCGCTGCGGAAGCGAGCAGGGCTCGTGCAGTGTTCATGATGTCTCCTCGCGTGGGCGTAGTGGTGTTTTCGATGGCGCCGTGCCGCCACGCCGGCCGGCGCCTGTTGAACCGAAAAACTCAGTCGCGGTAGCTCGGGTCCTGCCGGTCCAGCTTGCGCAGCAAGGCGGGCCACTCCATCACTCCATAGGGCCGGCGCGTGCCGGGCTGGTAGTTGTTCCAGGTTTCCTGCAAAACCGGCGCGGCCACGGCCTGCAGCGGCGATCCCGTCGCCATGGCCGCCAGCTGCGAACGGCAGGCCAGTTCCAGGCGGTGCATCCAGTTGAAGGCTTCGCCCACGCTGCGTCCCACGGTAAGGGCGCCGTGGTTGCGCAGGATGAGCGCTTCGCCCTGGCCCAGGTCGGCCAGCAGCGAGGCCTGTTCCTCGACGCCCAGCACAACGCCCTGGTAGTCGTGATAGCCGATCTTCAGGAAGCGCATGGCGGTCTGGGTCAGCGGCAGCAGCCCGCATTCCAGCGAGGACACGGCCATCGAGGCCCAGCTGTGGGTGTGGATCACGCAGTCCACTTCGTGGCGATGGGCGTGGACCGCGCTGTGGATGACATAGCCGGCCTTGTTGATGCCGTAGTCCAATTCGCCGAAGTCGGGCCGGGCCAGGATGGTGCCGTCCAGGTCCACCTTGATCAGGCTGGACGCCGTGATCTCCTCGTACATCATGCCGTAGGGGTTGATCAGGAAGGCGTTGTCTTCGCCGGGCACGCGCGCCGAGATGTGGTTGGCCATCATGTCGGCCATGCCGTAGATCTCGACCAGGCGGTAGCAGGCCGCCAGGTCGACGCGCGCTTTCCATTCCGCCTCGGTGCAATGCGGACGCATCGAGGCAATGCGCAGGCGTCCCCCGGCGTGAGTGTCAGTGGTCATCGGAATTCGTGAAGCTCCATTGCCGCCGCACCATGCCGCGGCATCCATGCCTGGCAATTTATCGGCGGGATGGGGGCGGGCCTAGCCCCGGCCCAGGCATGGGGGCATCACGAATCGAGAAGGGTTGCCCCCGGCCAGCCGCCGTTGCGCACCAGGGCGCGCATCACGTCCAGCAGCACCACCCGCGCGGCCAGTGCCGCCGGCGAAAGTTCCTCGTCGTTGATGCAATACACCAGGTTGCGGCGGAACAGGAAGGGATCGTCGATGGGGTGCATGCTCAGCAGTCCGGACTCCACCCGGGCCACCGCCGCGCCGGGCTGGATGGTGGCCAGCGCGTTGGCCTGCACCAGATCCATCAGCGTGGTCAGGCCGTCGACCTCGACGCCGATCCAGGGTTCGACGCCGGCCCGTTCGAAGGCGGCCTCGACCCAGGCCCGCAGACCGTGGGCCTTGCTGGTCACGGCTTGCGGCAGGCTGCCCAGTTGCGCCATGGTGATGGGCTCGCCGTCGGGCAGGGCGACCATGCCGCGGCGCGCCAGCAGGAACAGCCGTTCGTCCAGCACCGGGATGGCGCTGCGGCCCTGGCTGCTGTCGTTCTGGAACAGCACGGCCAGGTCGAGGCGCCGCCCCGTCAGCAGTTCGCCCAGGTTGCCCGACAAGCCCTCGACCAGATGCAGCCGCACGTTCGGATAGCGTTCGGCCATGGCCGCGTAGAAGGGCCTGGCCAGCACCGATGCGGTGGTCGGTGCGAAGCCGACGCTGACCATGCCGGCCAGCCGCGCCTCGCGCGCGGCCGTCACTGCGTTTTCCGCGTGCCGCAAGGTCAGTTGCGCCTGCCGCAGGAATGCCGTGCCCGCCGGCGTCGGCACCACGCCAGTGGGCGTGCGCACCAGCAGCCGCGTGGCCAGCTCGCTTTCCAGACGGCTGATCTGCTGGCTGAGCGCCGAGGCGACCACTTCCAGCTCGCGCGCGGCGCGGCCGATGCTGCCCAGTTCAGCGACGCGGACGAAGTAGCGGAGTTGGCGGAGTTCCATGGCGCATGACGGGAGGGGAGTAGGGGATAGTAGTCGCAGCGGCGTGCGCATGCGGCCTTGCCGCCTCCGGGAAAACGGGGCTGGCGGTTCAAAGAAATGTCAGGTATCTGACTTTATTCTGAATGACAAACGAAAATTGTTTACACTCTCATCCTCAAAATTCGAGGTTGAGCGGACCGCCGTGGGGGCGGGTGCCGTTCGAGTTACGGGAGAAAGTCGATGCGCAAGTTGCTGTTGGGAGCGGTTTTGGCCGCTGCGGTGTTCGGGGGGACGGCCCAGGCTGCGGCCGAGCCCAAGGCCGTGGTCGCCACGTATTCGGATCTGGCGCTGGCTGGCTACGAAGACTCGCTGACTTCCGCCCGGGCCCTGCGCACCGCCATCGACGCCCTGATCGCCAAGCCCAGCGCCGACACGCTGAAGGCCGCGCGCGAGGCCTGGCTGGCGGCGCGCGTGCCTTACCAGCAGACCGAGGCCTACCGCTTCGGCAACCCCATCGTCGACGACTGGGAAGGCCGCGTGAACGCCTGGCCGCTGGACGAAGGCCTGATCGACTACGTCGACGCGTCCTATGGCACGGAAAATGACGAGAACGCCTACTACGCGGTCAACGTCATCGCCAATTCCAAGATCTCGGTGGGCGGCAAGACCGTCGACGTCAGCAAGATCACGCCCCAGCTGCTGTCTGAAGTGCTGCACGAAGCCGACGGCAACGAAGCCAACGTGGCCACGGGCTACCACGCCATCGAATTCCTGCTGTGGGGCCAGGACCTGAACGGCACCGGCCCCGCGCCCGCCGACCGCAAGGGCACGCCGCAGGAACGCCACGCCGGCAACCGTCCGCACACCGATTTCGATCCCAAGCAGTGCACGGGCGGCCATTGCGAGCGCCGCGTGCAGTTCCTGAAGGCCGTGACCGACCTGCTGGTGACGGACCTGGAAGAGATGGTCGGCAACTGGAAGAAGGACGGCGCCGCGCGCAAGGCCGTCGAAGAAGATCCCAAGGCGGGCCTGATCGCCATGCTGACCGGGCTGGGCAGCCTGTCCTACGGCGAGCTGGCCGGCGAACGCATGAAGCTGGGCCTGATGCTGCATGATCCCGAAGAAGAGCATGACTGCTTCTCGGACAACACGCACAACTCGCACTATTACGACCAGATCGGCATCCGCAACGTCTACCTGGGCAGCTACACCCGTATCGACGGCAAGACCGTCTCGGGCGCCAGCCTGTCGGAACTGGTGAAGGCCCGCGATCCCAAGCTGGACGCCGAAGTGCGCGCCAAGCTGGACGCCACCGTGGCCGCCATGCAGGCGATGAAGACGCGCGCCGAAACGGTCGAAACCTACGACCAGATGATTTCGGACGGCAACAAGGAAGGCAATGCCGTGGTGCAGGCCGCCATCGACCGCCTGGTCGACCAGACCCGCAGCCTGGAGCGCGTGATCGCCTTGCTGGACCTGGGCAAGGTCGCCATCGAAGGTTCCGACAGCCTGGACAAACCTGACGCCGTATTCAAGTGAAACTCGTTTTAGCCGCCGTACTGGCGGCGTCGGCGCATGCCGGCGCCGCCGCCGCTCCGACCGGGCGTGACGACCTCACGCCCGAAGACCTGAAGCGCGTGACCGCCATCACCGCGCCCACGCGCGATTTCTCGAAGGTCGAGACCTTCGAGACCATGCAGGCGGGCGCCGCCACCACCAACAAGCTCATCAACGCCGACATTTTTTCGCAGCCGTCGGCCAACATGAGCTTTGAGGGGCGCCAGGAATTCCAGGTCGGCAACGGCCTGTTCCGCAAGGACTGGGTCTCGGCGCCGGCTTCCACGCAAGCCTCGGACGGCCTGGGGCCGCTGTTCAATGCGCGTTCCTGCCAGGCCTGTCATACCAAGGACGGACGCGGCACGGTGCCGGGCTTCGATCCTTTGGAACGTACCGACGCGGTGGCGCTGTTGCTGCGCCTGGCGGTGCCGCAGGGCGCCGATCGCGGTCACCCCAAGCTCGCGCCGGGCGAGATCGCGGCCTTGCCCGAACCCGTTTACGGTGTGCAGCTGCAGAACTTCGCGGTCGCGGGCCTGCCCGCCGAAGGCCGCATGGAGATCGAGTACCAGCCGGTCCCGGTCGCGCTCAACGGCGGTGAAACCGTCACGCTGATGAAGCCCGCCTACCGCATCGAGAATCTCGGCTATGGCCCGATGCGCGCGGACACGCAGATCTCGCCGCGCCTCGCGCCACCCATGATCGGCCTGGGTCTGCTGGAATCCATCCACCAAGCCGACATCCTGGC
The sequence above is drawn from the Achromobacter xylosoxidans genome and encodes:
- a CDS encoding MFS transporter, which codes for MAEETLYGAAPVKTAAAPNKMRRLALASSVGTTLEWYDFTIYNLMAALVFNSIFFPSFDPLTGTILAFSTYAVGYVSRPLGGFVFGHLGDRLGRKFVLVATLVIMGVSTGLMGLLPTYASWGVWAPVALVALRFVQGVALGGEWAGAVLLSMEHGKPDQRGRNASFTQIGPSCGTLIGTGFIAVVSAFLSPEDFQAWGWRVPFVSSVALVLFGLWLRRGVEETPVFLEMEQKRETAATPIKEVLGQYWRQLLVAGGSRIGSDVLYALVVVFTLTYVTTVLHLSRPMALTATMLGAALNAIAVPLCGHLSDKIGRRPVYLAGAVLGMIWAFVFFVLMDTAHPIAICAAVVVGLLIHALMYGPQAAFITEQFPGRVRYAGSSLAYTLAGIVGGGFAPLIIASLFKSWNSTFAISLYVAAALVVTAVAVLAARETAKSPLQR
- a CDS encoding D-2-hydroxyacid dehydrogenase; this encodes MTQGSDIRILCSPAEAAPLRLALDRSPAAGRYALVHPVADQPMMAETAFVSRDITGHSTKFEIQPSTALYYEAMRNAPALRWVHVHSAGADREIYQRLHERGVAVTTSQGASDPVVAQSAVAGVLALARRLPLLAADQRDRAWRPLLDERTPRDLAGQHAVVVGWGGIGQRIGALLAALGLKISVARHSGAPVPQARHTVGYGELPSLLPAADWLVLACPLTSATRNLIGRDALAALPAHAMVVNVARGHVIDEPELIAALRAGRLGGAFLDVFQHEPLPPDSALWDLPNVIVTPHSAGFSDGNAARVRALFVDNLNRWLAGEPLANRSIA
- a CDS encoding Bug family tripartite tricarboxylate transporter substrate binding protein, with the protein product MNTARALLASAALAGACTLAPPAAADYPDRPVKVIVAFSPGGTTDTLTRSVTNTLTQKLGQPFVVENKPGAGGNIGTEYVVRAAADGHTLIVNSVGPIAVNPSLNKLPYSPLTDLVPMVQIATVPNVLVVPPASPAKDIQGFLKYVKTARQLNYSSTGVGTSSHLSSYMLMDELGVNATHVPYKGADAVNDLLAGRIDFMFATIPSVIGHIRSGKLRALAVSTSQRSATLPELPTIAESGYPGFDAGSWFGFFAPKGTPQQVVDVVNREVNAALPGLNEQMLREGAEPVGGTPAQFGAFIKREHDKWALLVRKFAPEAH
- a CDS encoding class II aldolase/adducin family protein, which gives rise to MTTDTHAGGRLRIASMRPHCTEAEWKARVDLAACYRLVEIYGMADMMANHISARVPGEDNAFLINPYGMMYEEITASSLIKVDLDGTILARPDFGELDYGINKAGYVIHSAVHAHRHEVDCVIHTHSWASMAVSSLECGLLPLTQTAMRFLKIGYHDYQGVVLGVEEQASLLADLGQGEALILRNHGALTVGRSVGEAFNWMHRLELACRSQLAAMATGSPLQAVAAPVLQETWNNYQPGTRRPYGVMEWPALLRKLDRQDPSYRD
- a CDS encoding LysR family transcriptional regulator is translated as MELRQLRYFVRVAELGSIGRAARELEVVASALSQQISRLESELATRLLVRTPTGVVPTPAGTAFLRQAQLTLRHAENAVTAAREARLAGMVSVGFAPTTASVLARPFYAAMAERYPNVRLHLVEGLSGNLGELLTGRRLDLAVLFQNDSSQGRSAIPVLDERLFLLARRGMVALPDGEPITMAQLGSLPQAVTSKAHGLRAWVEAAFERAGVEPWIGVEVDGLTTLMDLVQANALATIQPGAAVARVESGLLSMHPIDDPFLFRRNLVYCINDEELSPAALAARVVLLDVMRALVRNGGWPGATLLDS
- a CDS encoding imelysin family protein, coding for MRKLLLGAVLAAAVFGGTAQAAAEPKAVVATYSDLALAGYEDSLTSARALRTAIDALIAKPSADTLKAAREAWLAARVPYQQTEAYRFGNPIVDDWEGRVNAWPLDEGLIDYVDASYGTENDENAYYAVNVIANSKISVGGKTVDVSKITPQLLSEVLHEADGNEANVATGYHAIEFLLWGQDLNGTGPAPADRKGTPQERHAGNRPHTDFDPKQCTGGHCERRVQFLKAVTDLLVTDLEEMVGNWKKDGAARKAVEEDPKAGLIAMLTGLGSLSYGELAGERMKLGLMLHDPEEEHDCFSDNTHNSHYYDQIGIRNVYLGSYTRIDGKTVSGASLSELVKARDPKLDAEVRAKLDATVAAMQAMKTRAETVETYDQMISDGNKEGNAVVQAAIDRLVDQTRSLERVIALLDLGKVAIEGSDSLDKPDAVFK
- a CDS encoding di-heme oxidoredictase family protein, whose translation is MKLVLAAVLAASAHAGAAAAPTGRDDLTPEDLKRVTAITAPTRDFSKVETFETMQAGAATTNKLINADIFSQPSANMSFEGRQEFQVGNGLFRKDWVSAPASTQASDGLGPLFNARSCQACHTKDGRGTVPGFDPLERTDAVALLLRLAVPQGADRGHPKLAPGEIAALPEPVYGVQLQNFAVAGLPAEGRMEIEYQPVPVALNGGETVTLMKPAYRIENLGYGPMRADTQISPRLAPPMIGLGLLESIHQADILANVGADKRDGIVGKANWVTDVRTGARVLGRFNLKAGQPTVEQQSAAAFSNDMGLSTPLFPQHSGDCTPSQKQCLDMPHGAQPRFGPEEVPAKLMDFVTIYSTNLAVPQRRDADDARVLAGKKLFYEANCVACHVPKYVTSRNAKQPEHRFQLIWPYTDMLVHDMGDDLADGVSDGLANGREWRTPPLWGIGLTKTVNPNATWLHDGRARTLLEAVLWHGGEAKPARDRVVAMTPEERADLIRFLESL